A region from the Benincasa hispida cultivar B227 chromosome 8, ASM972705v1, whole genome shotgun sequence genome encodes:
- the LOC120082899 gene encoding LEAF RUST 10 DISEASE-RESISTANCE LOCUS RECEPTOR-LIKE PROTEIN KINASE-like 1.4 isoform X1, with the protein MKNNFLIFFFSSIFLLLLNISPSFCVYKDCSAVFNCGKIVDVGFPFWGEDRPPSCGVPELKLTCNNNVARVDIMQVKYRVLQVDSRTKTLQIARDDYYDGICPETRDLKNTSLDPNLLEISNGYVNLTLLYGCDLSLLVVPAHLRFGCPIHGDGFVKLGEEMGLWGCKASVIVPVRGDEGILVRVLKMEEAIREGFEVKWKVDAGGCGGDCVESGGVCGYDLKLRRGICFCETGSSSSSSSSSSVEVCRRDDGAAVHHASTSAASPGGNGSKKTSLIIGLSIGAATVLGLCLGCFVFYITQRKQKQVLKLKSKDLSSPPSSGGIPTPSTFRSNSIPSYPYSRSSLESRSSYFGAQVFTYAELEEATHNFDRSRELGDGGYGTVYFGTLKDGRIVAVKRLYENNYKRVEQFTNEVEILSKLQHPNLVKLYGSTSRHSQELLLVYEYISNGTVADHLHGKRANSSLLSWSVRLKIATETANALAYLHCNDIIHRDVKTNNILLDNNFKVKVADFGLSRLFPLDVTHVSTAPQGTPGYVDPEYYQCYQLTDKSDVYSFGVVLVELISSLQAVDINRNRNNINLSNMAIDRIQNHALSDLIDPDLGFERDYAVRSMIKSVAELAYRCLQQTRDVRPSMDEVLEILKGLENEELAARKAEVLDIGSDDVRLLRNTSSLLSSDSGPVTDKWVRNSIIPSS; encoded by the exons atgaagaacaacttcttgatcttcttcttttcctctatTTTTCTCCTACTCTTAAAcatctctccatctttctgCGTGTACAAAGATTGCTCTGCCGTCTTCAACTGTGGGAAGATCGTCGACGTCGGCTTCCCTTTTTGGGGCGAAGATCGTCCGCCAAGCTGTGGAGTTCCTGAATTGAAGCTCACCTGCAATAATAACGTTGCTAGGGTCGATATAATGCAAGTGAAGTATAGAGTTTTGCAG GTGGATTCAAGGACGAAAACTCTCCAGATCGCACGAGACGACTATTACGACGGAATCTGCCCAGAAACCCGCGATCTGAAGAACACGAGCCTGGATCCAAATCTTTTGGAAATCAGCAATGGCTATGTGAATCTAACACTGCTTTATGGGTGCGATTTATCTCTTTTGGTGGTTCCTGCGCACTTGAGATTCGGTTGTCCCATTCATGGAGATGGGTTCGTAAAGCTTGGGGAAGAAATGGGGCTGTGGGGCTGCAAGGCCAGTGTGATAGTTCCTGTTCGTGGCGATGAGGGCATTCTGGTCAGAGTTTTGAAGATGGAAGAAGCCATTAGAGAAGGATTTGAGGTGAAATGGAAGGTGGATGCCGGTGGTTGTGGTGGTGACTGTGTGGAGTCCGGTGGCGTTTGTGGTTATGATTTGAAGCTCCGCCGTGGGATATGTTTCTGTGAGactggttcttcttcttcttcttcttcttcttcgtcagTAGAAGTTTGCCGGAGGGACGATGGCGCCGCCGTCCACCATGCGTCTACGTCTGCGGCCAGTCCAG GTGGTAATGGATCTAAGAAAACGTCCCTGATAATAG GCCTTTCTATTGGAGCGGCAACTGTATTAGGCCTATGCTTAGGATGCTTTGTCTTCTACATTACACAAcgtaaacaaaaacaagttcttAAGTTGAAAAGCAAAGATctttcttcacctccttcaagTGGAGGCATTCCGACTCCCTCGACGTTTCGCTCTAATAGTATTCCTTCCTATCCTTATTCGAGATCTAGTCTCGAGAGCAGGAGCTCCTACTTTGGAGCTCAAGTCTTTACCTATGCCGAACTTGAGGAAGCAACTCATAATTTTGACCGTTCAAGGGAGCTTGGAGACGGAGGTTATGGTACTGTTTACTTTG GAACACTCAAGGATGGAAGGATAGTTGCAGTAAAGCGGCTATACGAGAACAATTATAAACGTGTCGAGCAGTTCACTAATGAAGTTGAGATTCTCTCAAAATTGCAACATCCGAATCTCGTGAAGCTTTACGGATCCACGTCGAGACATAGCCAAGAACTCCTCCTTGTATATGAGTACATTTCTAACGGAACAGTGGCTGACCATCTTCATGGAAAACGAGCAAATTCAAGTCTCCTCAGTTGGTCTGTTAGACTCAAGATTGCTACAGAGACAGCTAATGCACTGGCTTACCTCCATTGCAATGATATCATTCATCGTGATGTCAAAACCAATAACATTCTTCTTGACAACAACTTCAAAGTAAAAGTGGCCGATTTCGGCCTGTCGCGGTTATTTCCCCTCGACGTTACTCATGTTTCAACTGCTCCACAAGGGACACCAGGCTATGTTGATCCGGAGTATTATCAATGCTACCAACTTACCGACAAGAGTGATGTGTATAGTTTTGGAGTTGTTTTGGTCGAGCTTATATCGTCGTTGCAGGCAGTTGACATCAACAGAAACAGAAATAATATCAATTTGTCAAATATGGCTATTGATAGAATTCAAAATCATGCATTGTCTGATTTAATTGATCCAGATCTTGGGTTTGAGAGGGATTATGCAGTAAGGTCTATGATAAAGTCAGTGGCAGAGTTGGCTTATCGATGTCTTCAACAGACGAGGGATGTGAGGCCTTCTATGGATGAAGTGCTGGAAATTCTAAAAGGATTAGAGAATGAAGAATTGGCTGCTCGTAAAGCAGAAGTGTTAGATATAGGGTCTGATGATGTGAGACTTTTAAGGAATACATCATCTCTGCTCTCATCTGATTCTGGACCAGTGACTGACAAATGGGTTAGAAACTCTATTATACCTTCATCTTGA
- the LOC120082899 gene encoding LEAF RUST 10 DISEASE-RESISTANCE LOCUS RECEPTOR-LIKE PROTEIN KINASE-like 1.3 isoform X2, translating into MKNNFLIFFFSSIFLLLLNISPSFCVYKDCSAVFNCGKIVDVGFPFWGEDRPPSCGVPELKLTCNNNVARVDIMQVKYRVLQVDSRTKTLQIARDDYYDGICPETRDLKNTSLDPNLLEISNGYVNLTLLYGCDLSLLVVPAHLRFGCPIHGDGFVKLGEEMGLWGCKASVIVPVRGDEGILVRVLKMEEAIREGFEVKWKVDAGGCGGDCVESGGVCGYDLKLRRGICFCETGSSSSSSSSSSVEVCRRDDGAAVHHASTSAASPGGNGSKKTSLIIGLSIGAATVLGLCLGCFVFYITQRKQKQVLKLKSKDLSSPPSSGGIPTPSTFRSNSIPSYPYSRSSLESRSSYFGAQVFTYAELEEATHNFDRSRELGDGGYGTVYFGTLKDGRIVAVKRLYENNYKRVEQFTNEVEILSKLQHPNLVKLYGSTSRHSQELLLVYEYISNGTVADHLHGKRANSSLLSWSVRLKIATETANALAYLHCNDIIHRDVKTNNILLDNNFKVKVADFGLSRLFPLDVTHVSTAPQGTPGYVDPEYYQCYQLTDKSDVYSFGVVLVELISSLQAVDINRNRNNINLSNMAIDRIQNHALSDLIDPDLGFERDYAVRSMIKSVAELAYRCLQQTRDVRPSMDEVLEILKGLENEELAARKAEVLDIGSDDVRLLRNTSSLLSSDSGPVTDKWMKVLNRTT; encoded by the exons atgaagaacaacttcttgatcttcttcttttcctctatTTTTCTCCTACTCTTAAAcatctctccatctttctgCGTGTACAAAGATTGCTCTGCCGTCTTCAACTGTGGGAAGATCGTCGACGTCGGCTTCCCTTTTTGGGGCGAAGATCGTCCGCCAAGCTGTGGAGTTCCTGAATTGAAGCTCACCTGCAATAATAACGTTGCTAGGGTCGATATAATGCAAGTGAAGTATAGAGTTTTGCAG GTGGATTCAAGGACGAAAACTCTCCAGATCGCACGAGACGACTATTACGACGGAATCTGCCCAGAAACCCGCGATCTGAAGAACACGAGCCTGGATCCAAATCTTTTGGAAATCAGCAATGGCTATGTGAATCTAACACTGCTTTATGGGTGCGATTTATCTCTTTTGGTGGTTCCTGCGCACTTGAGATTCGGTTGTCCCATTCATGGAGATGGGTTCGTAAAGCTTGGGGAAGAAATGGGGCTGTGGGGCTGCAAGGCCAGTGTGATAGTTCCTGTTCGTGGCGATGAGGGCATTCTGGTCAGAGTTTTGAAGATGGAAGAAGCCATTAGAGAAGGATTTGAGGTGAAATGGAAGGTGGATGCCGGTGGTTGTGGTGGTGACTGTGTGGAGTCCGGTGGCGTTTGTGGTTATGATTTGAAGCTCCGCCGTGGGATATGTTTCTGTGAGactggttcttcttcttcttcttcttcttcttcgtcagTAGAAGTTTGCCGGAGGGACGATGGCGCCGCCGTCCACCATGCGTCTACGTCTGCGGCCAGTCCAG GTGGTAATGGATCTAAGAAAACGTCCCTGATAATAG GCCTTTCTATTGGAGCGGCAACTGTATTAGGCCTATGCTTAGGATGCTTTGTCTTCTACATTACACAAcgtaaacaaaaacaagttcttAAGTTGAAAAGCAAAGATctttcttcacctccttcaagTGGAGGCATTCCGACTCCCTCGACGTTTCGCTCTAATAGTATTCCTTCCTATCCTTATTCGAGATCTAGTCTCGAGAGCAGGAGCTCCTACTTTGGAGCTCAAGTCTTTACCTATGCCGAACTTGAGGAAGCAACTCATAATTTTGACCGTTCAAGGGAGCTTGGAGACGGAGGTTATGGTACTGTTTACTTTG GAACACTCAAGGATGGAAGGATAGTTGCAGTAAAGCGGCTATACGAGAACAATTATAAACGTGTCGAGCAGTTCACTAATGAAGTTGAGATTCTCTCAAAATTGCAACATCCGAATCTCGTGAAGCTTTACGGATCCACGTCGAGACATAGCCAAGAACTCCTCCTTGTATATGAGTACATTTCTAACGGAACAGTGGCTGACCATCTTCATGGAAAACGAGCAAATTCAAGTCTCCTCAGTTGGTCTGTTAGACTCAAGATTGCTACAGAGACAGCTAATGCACTGGCTTACCTCCATTGCAATGATATCATTCATCGTGATGTCAAAACCAATAACATTCTTCTTGACAACAACTTCAAAGTAAAAGTGGCCGATTTCGGCCTGTCGCGGTTATTTCCCCTCGACGTTACTCATGTTTCAACTGCTCCACAAGGGACACCAGGCTATGTTGATCCGGAGTATTATCAATGCTACCAACTTACCGACAAGAGTGATGTGTATAGTTTTGGAGTTGTTTTGGTCGAGCTTATATCGTCGTTGCAGGCAGTTGACATCAACAGAAACAGAAATAATATCAATTTGTCAAATATGGCTATTGATAGAATTCAAAATCATGCATTGTCTGATTTAATTGATCCAGATCTTGGGTTTGAGAGGGATTATGCAGTAAGGTCTATGATAAAGTCAGTGGCAGAGTTGGCTTATCGATGTCTTCAACAGACGAGGGATGTGAGGCCTTCTATGGATGAAGTGCTGGAAATTCTAAAAGGATTAGAGAATGAAGAATTGGCTGCTCGTAAAGCAGAAGTGTTAGATATAGGGTCTGATGATGTGAGACTTTTAAGGAATACATCATCTCTGCTCTCATCTGATTCTGGACCAGTGACTGACAAATGG ATGAAGGTCTTGAACAGAACAACTTAA
- the LOC120082899 gene encoding LEAF RUST 10 DISEASE-RESISTANCE LOCUS RECEPTOR-LIKE PROTEIN KINASE-like 1.4 isoform X3: protein MDSPISSFLLLFPFSLLFVFGNSSDSYSSCSNLFNCGDIANVGFPFWGVGRPPGCGNPALQLACEGNKTTIVIMEIKYQILKFGLENTSQTLTIARTDYMGTLCPKKFINTTIDYNLFDTIPNYRNITLLYCSSSPIAGQFSCPGYNSGFIQGNPMGPSLCNVSVSVPVSLDFFPPVSDIVNSTEILKAIDEGFEVRLKEDGGGCGICEQSEGVCGYDLSSNRTTCYCRAGKYNDNGACRSLPAGGGPASSPGGNGSKKTSLIIGLSIGAATVLGLCLGCFVFYITQRKQKQVLKLKSKDLSSPPSSGGIPTPSTFRSNSIPSYPYSRSSLESRSSYFGAQVFTYAELEEATHNFDRSRELGDGGYGTVYFGTLKDGRIVAVKRLYENNYKRVEQFTNEVEILSKLQHPNLVKLYGSTSRHSQELLLVYEYISNGTVADHLHGKRANSSLLSWSVRLKIATETANALAYLHCNDIIHRDVKTNNILLDNNFKVKVADFGLSRLFPLDVTHVSTAPQGTPGYVDPEYYQCYQLTDKSDVYSFGVVLVELISSLQAVDINRNRNNINLSNMAIDRIQNHALSDLIDPDLGFERDYAVRSMIKSVAELAYRCLQQTRDVRPSMDEVLEILKGLENEELAARKAEVLDIGSDDVRLLRNTSSLLSSDSGPVTDKWVRNSIIPSS, encoded by the exons ATGGATTCCccaatttcttcatttcttctgctctttcccttttcccttctcttCGTCTTTGGGAATTCCTCCGATTCCTACAGTTCCTGCAGCAATCTCTTCAACTGCGGTGACATCGCCAACGTCGGCTTCCCCTTCTGGGGCGTCGGAAGGCCTCCCGGCTGCGGCAATCCGGCGCTGCAATTGGCCTGCGAAGGAAATAAGACAACGATCGTAATAATGGAAATTAAATACCAGATTCTCAAATTCGGCCTCGAAAATACTTCCCAAACGCTCACCATCGCCAGAACCGATTATATGGGTACGCTCTGCCCTAAGAAATTCATCAATACCACAATCGATTACAATCTCTTCGATACAATTCCTAATTATCGCAACATCACCTTGCTCTATTGCTCCTCTTCTCCCATCGCCGGGCAATTTAGCTGTCCTGGATATAACTCCGGCTTCATTCAGGGGAACCCCATGGGTCCTAGTCTCTGCAATGTGAGCGTGAGCGTGCCGGTTTCTTTGGATTTCTTCCCGCCGGTGAGCGATATTGTGAACTCTACTGAGATATTGAAGGCCATTGACGAGGGATTTGAGGTGAGATTGAAGGAGGATGGAGGTGGATGTGGAATTTGTGAGCAGTCGGAGGGGGTTTGCGGTTACGATTTGAGCTCGAATCGGACGACTTGCTATTGTCGCGCCGGCAAATATAATGATAACGGAGCTTGTAGGAGTCTTCCGGCCGGTGGAGGTCCGGCATCTTCTCCGG GTGGTAATGGATCTAAGAAAACGTCCCTGATAATAG GCCTTTCTATTGGAGCGGCAACTGTATTAGGCCTATGCTTAGGATGCTTTGTCTTCTACATTACACAAcgtaaacaaaaacaagttcttAAGTTGAAAAGCAAAGATctttcttcacctccttcaagTGGAGGCATTCCGACTCCCTCGACGTTTCGCTCTAATAGTATTCCTTCCTATCCTTATTCGAGATCTAGTCTCGAGAGCAGGAGCTCCTACTTTGGAGCTCAAGTCTTTACCTATGCCGAACTTGAGGAAGCAACTCATAATTTTGACCGTTCAAGGGAGCTTGGAGACGGAGGTTATGGTACTGTTTACTTTG GAACACTCAAGGATGGAAGGATAGTTGCAGTAAAGCGGCTATACGAGAACAATTATAAACGTGTCGAGCAGTTCACTAATGAAGTTGAGATTCTCTCAAAATTGCAACATCCGAATCTCGTGAAGCTTTACGGATCCACGTCGAGACATAGCCAAGAACTCCTCCTTGTATATGAGTACATTTCTAACGGAACAGTGGCTGACCATCTTCATGGAAAACGAGCAAATTCAAGTCTCCTCAGTTGGTCTGTTAGACTCAAGATTGCTACAGAGACAGCTAATGCACTGGCTTACCTCCATTGCAATGATATCATTCATCGTGATGTCAAAACCAATAACATTCTTCTTGACAACAACTTCAAAGTAAAAGTGGCCGATTTCGGCCTGTCGCGGTTATTTCCCCTCGACGTTACTCATGTTTCAACTGCTCCACAAGGGACACCAGGCTATGTTGATCCGGAGTATTATCAATGCTACCAACTTACCGACAAGAGTGATGTGTATAGTTTTGGAGTTGTTTTGGTCGAGCTTATATCGTCGTTGCAGGCAGTTGACATCAACAGAAACAGAAATAATATCAATTTGTCAAATATGGCTATTGATAGAATTCAAAATCATGCATTGTCTGATTTAATTGATCCAGATCTTGGGTTTGAGAGGGATTATGCAGTAAGGTCTATGATAAAGTCAGTGGCAGAGTTGGCTTATCGATGTCTTCAACAGACGAGGGATGTGAGGCCTTCTATGGATGAAGTGCTGGAAATTCTAAAAGGATTAGAGAATGAAGAATTGGCTGCTCGTAAAGCAGAAGTGTTAGATATAGGGTCTGATGATGTGAGACTTTTAAGGAATACATCATCTCTGCTCTCATCTGATTCTGGACCAGTGACTGACAAATGGGTTAGAAACTCTATTATACCTTCATCTTGA